Proteins from a genomic interval of Longimicrobium terrae:
- a CDS encoding ABC transporter ATP-binding protein, with the protein MELQIRDVSKTYPNGVQALRDVTLTIPAGMYGLLGPNGAGKSTLMRMLATLQEPDAGTITLGGLDVVRQKHQVRQTLGYLPQEFGVYPRVSAEALLDHFAILKGIPHKKARREVVEALLRQTNLWEVRKQKLGGYSGGMRQRFGVAVALLGNPRLLIVDEPTAGLDPAERVRFLNLLSELGENSAVILSTHIVEDVSELCTRMAIIDRGEILLEAEPLGAIHDMRGKIWRSVIEKSELAEVERTHAVISTKLLAGRTLVHVYGDASPGAGFAPVEPDLEDVYFSTMAGHIGRRRARAETPR; encoded by the coding sequence ATGGAACTGCAGATTCGCGACGTATCCAAGACGTATCCCAACGGGGTGCAGGCGCTGCGGGACGTGACGCTCACGATTCCGGCGGGGATGTACGGACTGCTGGGCCCCAACGGCGCCGGCAAATCCACCCTCATGCGCATGCTGGCCACCCTGCAGGAGCCGGACGCCGGGACGATCACGCTCGGCGGCCTGGACGTGGTGCGGCAGAAGCACCAGGTGCGGCAGACGCTGGGCTATCTGCCGCAGGAGTTCGGCGTGTACCCCAGGGTGAGCGCCGAGGCCCTGCTGGACCACTTCGCCATCCTCAAGGGCATCCCCCACAAAAAGGCCCGCCGCGAAGTGGTGGAGGCGCTGCTGCGGCAGACGAATCTGTGGGAAGTGCGCAAGCAGAAGCTGGGCGGCTACTCCGGCGGCATGCGGCAGCGGTTCGGCGTGGCGGTGGCGCTGCTGGGCAATCCGCGCCTGCTCATCGTGGACGAGCCCACGGCGGGGCTGGACCCGGCCGAGCGCGTCCGCTTTCTGAACCTGTTGAGCGAACTGGGCGAGAATAGCGCGGTGATCCTGTCCACGCACATCGTGGAAGACGTTTCGGAGCTGTGCACGCGCATGGCCATCATCGACCGGGGCGAGATCCTGCTGGAAGCCGAGCCGCTGGGCGCAATCCACGACATGCGCGGAAAGATCTGGCGCAGCGTCATCGAAAAAAGCGAACTGGCCGAGGTGGAGCGGACGCACGCGGTGATCAGCACCAAGCTGCTGGCCGGCCGCACGCTGGTGCACGTCTACGGCGATGCATCGCCCGGCGCCGGCTTCGCGCCGGTGGAGCCGGACCTGGAGGACGTGTACTTCAGCACCATGGCGGGGCACATCGGGCGGCGCCGCGCACGGGCGGAGACGCCGCGATGA
- the bla gene encoding subclass B3 metallo-beta-lactamase — translation MMIAWKRMSLLLLAACAAPPRPAGAQSDPLTRAYTPQECSSCAEWNAPHRPVHLFGNTYYVGTQGLASILITSPDGHVLIDGALPNSAPLILANIRSLGFDPADVKLILNSHAHFDHSGGFAALQRATGAPVAASAQSVQAIRSGRSGDNDPQHGELVGTPPVANVTLIHEGRPMQVGSLSLTPYLTAGHTPGGTTWTWRSCEGERCVNFVYADSQTPISADGFLFSASPRYPNAVADFRRGYEVLERLSCDILITPHPGASNLWQRAATAPDGLIDPQACKQYAARSREQLQTRLQTEQARRN, via the coding sequence ATGATGATAGCTTGGAAGCGGATGTCTCTCCTGCTGCTCGCGGCGTGTGCGGCGCCGCCGCGGCCCGCGGGCGCGCAGTCCGACCCGCTGACGCGCGCGTACACGCCGCAGGAGTGTTCCAGCTGCGCGGAATGGAACGCTCCGCATCGCCCCGTGCACCTGTTCGGCAACACGTACTACGTGGGCACCCAGGGACTCGCCTCCATCCTGATCACGTCACCGGACGGGCACGTGCTGATCGATGGCGCCCTGCCGAACTCAGCCCCGCTCATCCTGGCCAACATCCGCTCGCTCGGCTTCGATCCGGCGGATGTGAAGCTCATCCTCAATTCCCACGCGCATTTCGACCACTCCGGAGGCTTCGCCGCGCTGCAGCGCGCGACGGGGGCACCGGTGGCGGCAAGCGCGCAGAGCGTGCAGGCGATTCGCAGCGGCCGGTCCGGCGACAACGATCCGCAGCACGGCGAACTGGTCGGCACGCCGCCGGTCGCCAACGTGACGCTCATCCACGAAGGCCGGCCCATGCAGGTGGGCAGCCTGTCGCTTACGCCGTACCTCACGGCGGGCCACACACCCGGCGGCACCACGTGGACGTGGCGCTCGTGCGAGGGCGAGCGGTGCGTCAACTTCGTGTACGCAGACAGCCAGACGCCCATCTCCGCGGATGGATTCCTGTTCAGCGCCAGCCCGCGCTACCCCAACGCGGTGGCGGACTTCCGGCGCGGATACGAGGTGCTGGAGCGGCTGTCGTGCGACATCCTCATCACGCCGCACCCGGGCGCGTCCAACCTGTGGCAGCGCGCGGCCACCGCGCCGGACGGCCTGATCGATCCGCAGGCGTGCAAACAGTACGCGGCCAGGAGCCGCGAACAGCTTCAGACCCGCCTGCAGACCGAGCAGGCGCGGCGCAACTGA
- a CDS encoding glycoside hydrolase family 3 C-terminal domain-containing protein: MVASRNSILKALAAWCGLLLGAQSVSAQAPAYLNPDLPVAQRVNDLVARMTLEEKVSQMLDQAPAIDRLGVPRYNWWNEALHGVARSGLATSFPQAIGYAATWNDSLVHRMAVAISDEARAKHHEYVRHDRRLRYQGLTLWSPNINIFRDPRWGRGQETYGEDPFLTGSLGVQFIRGLQGDDSTYLKTVATVKHFAVHSGPEPERHVFDAVVGERDLREAYLPHFERGIREGGAYSLMCAYNRVNALAACGSEPLLQGILRREWGFDGFVVSDCWAVDDIYLNHKLVATPEEAAALAVRSGTDLDCGSKVYPALVNAVRQGLISEAEIDAAVRRLFTGRFRLGMFDPPSRVPYAQIPYSVVDQPAHRELARQVARESIVLLKNDGVLPLRRDLGTLAVIGPNADQWLMLLGNYNGVPSDVITPLRGIREAVAPGTRVLYARGADLADGFPFHEIVPAAALGGPDGRPGLRAEYFGTGALEGAPLFTGTDSTLNADWHDRAPRADMNDDDFGVRWTGTLRPTRTGTYRLGMIATTRFELYLADTLLVRSQYNYRDELGDPRVVSAEPVHLEAGRAYPIRVDAHESYGDAQVQLVWDAPPGDLEGEAMDAARQADAVVLFLGLSPRLEGEEMKVEVDGFRGGDRTSLDLPASQQRLLERVTALGKPTVLVLLNGSALSVGWAQEHVPAIVEAWYPGQAGNAIADVLFGDYNPAGRLPVTFYRRVEDLPPFGEYAMAGRTYRFFRGEPLYAFGHGLSYTTFRYANLRTSAASVAPGGQVTVSVDVTNTGARAGDEVVQLYVSYPGSAVERPVRELKGFARVPLQPGQTRTVQMTLRADELRYWDADNDRWLLEPRPVRLQVGASSADLRVEQMLGVGP, encoded by the coding sequence ATGGTTGCCAGCCGGAACTCCATTCTGAAGGCACTCGCCGCGTGGTGCGGGCTGCTGCTCGGCGCGCAGTCCGTAAGCGCGCAGGCGCCGGCGTACCTCAATCCGGACCTGCCCGTCGCGCAGCGCGTGAACGATCTGGTCGCGCGGATGACGCTGGAGGAAAAAGTCTCTCAGATGCTGGACCAGGCGCCCGCCATCGACCGCCTGGGCGTGCCCCGGTACAACTGGTGGAACGAGGCGCTGCACGGCGTGGCGCGCTCCGGGCTGGCGACCTCGTTTCCGCAGGCCATCGGCTACGCCGCGACGTGGAACGACAGCCTGGTGCACCGCATGGCGGTCGCCATCTCCGACGAGGCGCGCGCCAAGCACCACGAGTACGTGCGCCACGACCGCCGCCTGCGCTACCAGGGCCTCACGCTGTGGTCGCCCAACATCAACATCTTTCGCGATCCGCGCTGGGGCCGCGGGCAGGAAACGTACGGCGAGGACCCGTTCCTCACCGGCAGCCTGGGCGTGCAGTTCATCCGCGGGCTGCAGGGCGACGACTCCACCTATCTCAAGACGGTGGCGACCGTCAAGCACTTCGCCGTGCACAGCGGGCCGGAGCCGGAGCGGCACGTGTTCGACGCGGTGGTCGGCGAGCGCGATCTGCGGGAAGCGTATCTTCCGCACTTTGAGCGAGGCATCCGCGAGGGCGGCGCGTACTCGCTCATGTGCGCCTACAACCGTGTAAACGCGCTGGCCGCATGCGGAAGCGAGCCGCTGCTGCAGGGCATTCTGCGCCGCGAGTGGGGGTTCGATGGATTCGTGGTCAGCGACTGCTGGGCCGTGGACGACATCTACCTGAACCACAAGCTGGTCGCCACGCCGGAGGAAGCGGCCGCGCTGGCCGTGCGCTCGGGGACGGATCTGGACTGCGGCAGCAAGGTGTACCCGGCGCTGGTGAACGCCGTCCGCCAGGGCCTGATCAGCGAAGCGGAAATCGACGCGGCCGTGCGCCGCCTCTTTACCGGCCGCTTCCGCCTGGGGATGTTCGATCCGCCGTCGCGCGTGCCCTACGCGCAGATCCCGTATTCCGTCGTGGACCAGCCCGCGCACCGCGAACTGGCGCGGCAAGTGGCGCGCGAGTCCATCGTCCTGCTCAAGAACGACGGCGTGCTGCCGCTGCGGCGCGACCTGGGGACGCTGGCTGTCATCGGCCCCAACGCGGACCAGTGGCTGATGCTGCTGGGCAACTACAACGGCGTACCATCCGACGTCATCACCCCGCTGCGCGGCATTCGCGAGGCGGTGGCGCCGGGGACGCGCGTGCTGTACGCCCGCGGCGCCGACTTGGCGGACGGCTTTCCCTTTCACGAGATCGTCCCCGCCGCCGCGCTCGGCGGGCCGGACGGGCGGCCGGGGCTGCGCGCGGAGTACTTCGGCACCGGAGCGCTGGAGGGGGCGCCGCTGTTCACGGGCACGGACAGCACGCTCAACGCCGACTGGCACGACCGCGCCCCGCGCGCGGACATGAACGACGACGACTTTGGCGTGCGCTGGACGGGCACGCTGCGTCCCACGCGCACGGGGACGTACCGGCTGGGAATGATCGCCACCACGCGCTTCGAGCTGTACCTGGCGGACACGCTGCTCGTGCGCTCGCAGTACAACTACCGCGACGAACTGGGCGATCCGCGCGTCGTATCCGCCGAGCCCGTGCACCTGGAGGCCGGCCGCGCGTACCCCATCCGCGTGGACGCGCACGAGTCGTACGGCGACGCGCAGGTGCAGCTGGTGTGGGACGCGCCGCCCGGCGACCTGGAAGGCGAGGCGATGGACGCGGCGCGGCAGGCGGATGCCGTGGTCCTCTTCCTGGGCCTGTCGCCGCGGCTGGAGGGGGAGGAAATGAAGGTGGAGGTCGATGGATTCCGCGGCGGCGACCGCACCAGCCTGGACCTGCCCGCCTCGCAGCAGCGGCTGCTGGAGCGCGTGACGGCGCTGGGCAAACCGACGGTGCTGGTGCTTCTGAACGGCAGCGCGCTTTCCGTCGGCTGGGCGCAGGAGCACGTGCCGGCCATCGTGGAGGCGTGGTATCCGGGACAGGCGGGCAACGCGATCGCCGACGTGCTCTTTGGCGACTACAATCCCGCCGGACGGCTTCCCGTCACCTTCTACCGCCGCGTGGAGGACCTGCCGCCGTTCGGGGAGTACGCGATGGCGGGGCGCACCTATCGCTTCTTTCGCGGGGAGCCGCTGTACGCGTTCGGCCACGGCCTCAGCTACACGACGTTCCGCTACGCCAACCTGCGGACGAGCGCCGCCTCGGTTGCGCCCGGCGGCCAGGTGACGGTGAGCGTGGATGTCACCAACACCGGCGCGCGCGCGGGCGACGAGGTGGTGCAGCTGTACGTATCCTATCCCGGCTCCGCAGTGGAGCGGCCGGTGCGCGAGCTCAAGGGCTTTGCGCGCGTGCCGCTGCAACCGGGCCAGACGCGCACCGTGCAGATGACGCTGCGCGCGGATGAACTGCGCTACTGGGATGCCGACAACGATCGCTGGCTGCTGGAGCCGCGCCCCGTCCGCCTGCAGGTGGGCGCCTCCTCCGCCGACCTCCGCGTGGAGCAGATGCTGGGCGTGGGGCCCTGA
- a CDS encoding FHA domain-containing protein, whose translation MPTSPRLIPVAPTRGPEVPIHDTPFWIGASQDAALPVFLPGVAPRHVAIVEREDGLWASPARGAGTSIELNGVRLMDPVRLRSGDVLRVAPGAAYRYDSGEPAARPRPAAEAFVPPPPPVPPPPRARPKRRITVRRPRWTHVAVALSLLLLLGAAGVLVYALTRPDTVQPLSEADAREYDRLIATSYEHVERGATLLDLGIPQEALREFARATRVLETSRLRDNAWVRPQIATLERTIAAVYREKRVAVPAGYRDAPKAPSAAPAPVRPGSQLSSAEFTRRFDEVQQRFEERFGRRIVVTGRDHAEHLSLYGQGGAMDLRVRDLSREQIEFAVQALRAQGIRVKDFSTDQVLRAQVASARAAGLNDRASTGLHLHIDRFVSRRDRWTVQ comes from the coding sequence ATGCCGACCTCGCCCCGCCTGATCCCCGTCGCGCCCACCCGCGGGCCGGAAGTGCCCATCCACGACACACCGTTCTGGATCGGCGCTTCGCAGGATGCCGCGCTCCCGGTCTTTCTTCCCGGCGTAGCGCCGCGGCACGTCGCCATCGTGGAGCGCGAAGACGGTCTCTGGGCCTCCCCGGCCCGCGGCGCCGGGACTTCGATCGAGCTGAACGGCGTCCGGTTGATGGATCCGGTGCGGCTGCGCAGCGGAGACGTGCTGCGCGTGGCGCCGGGCGCGGCGTACCGGTACGACAGCGGCGAGCCCGCCGCGCGTCCCCGCCCCGCCGCGGAGGCCTTTGTTCCCCCGCCCCCGCCCGTTCCGCCGCCGCCCCGGGCGAGGCCGAAGCGCCGTATCACGGTCCGGCGTCCGCGGTGGACGCACGTCGCGGTGGCGCTTTCCCTGCTGCTTCTGCTGGGCGCGGCCGGGGTGCTCGTCTACGCGCTCACCCGGCCGGACACGGTGCAGCCACTGTCCGAGGCGGACGCGAGGGAGTACGACCGCCTGATCGCGACTTCCTACGAGCACGTGGAGCGTGGGGCCACGCTGCTGGATCTGGGCATTCCCCAGGAGGCGCTGCGCGAGTTCGCCCGGGCCACGCGGGTGCTGGAAACCAGCCGCCTGCGCGACAACGCCTGGGTGCGGCCGCAGATCGCCACGCTGGAGCGCACCATCGCCGCCGTGTACCGCGAAAAGCGCGTCGCCGTCCCCGCGGGCTACCGCGACGCGCCCAAGGCTCCCTCCGCGGCTCCCGCGCCGGTGCGGCCGGGCTCGCAGCTTTCCTCCGCGGAGTTCACGCGGCGGTTTGATGAGGTGCAGCAGCGCTTTGAGGAGCGCTTCGGGCGGCGCATCGTGGTGACCGGGCGCGACCACGCGGAGCATCTGTCGCTGTACGGCCAGGGCGGCGCCATGGACCTGCGGGTCCGCGACCTGTCGCGCGAGCAGATCGAGTTTGCCGTGCAGGCGCTGCGGGCGCAGGGAATCCGGGTGAAGGACTTTTCCACTGACCAGGTTCTTCGCGCCCAGGTGGCCAGCGCGCGCGCCGCCGGGTTGAACGACCGCGCCAGCACCGGGCTGCACCTGCACATCGACCGCTTCGTCTCCCGCCGCGACCGCTGGACCGTGCAGTAG
- a CDS encoding VWA domain-containing protein, giving the protein MPAYLIEFETSQGPQRRRFTIDQERLLEPQVRQILEELNAHGVVLAGGPDQELGVFWNGREVPTGQTPAQLGLAPERSLELRMRPRRREAVRIQVAAPEPPPPRRAPKGAYAAAVWGATGALAAWLATWMLDDLGPMIDSYARLDVAAATLMGAWIGAFTGAGAGLRRNAGLGRTALTGALLGMVGAMIGGAAGTWLGGALWPAPGRGGFLAMRVLGWALLAAGLGAALGLAGWKSDRRGVLDAALAGAAAGIFAGVVFSLPGASDLWQALAFAVVGAGVGWGTAGPALMRSLGVLELEAADRRRRGLLGLREWGLAEGAVVELPAAAVYVRDGLCAVAPRGSSAVTVSGRALLEPAELRDGDRIVAGGGSYRFRRMAMIAALLLCAGPAAAQTADAVEVADTMPPRLVRCVEGRGLPCLQSTVVFRPGEGAPDSAGWAGRLGPLGLRAPAVRASAPAEPVTLLVLVDVSGSMAGGGMQAARSALRGFLGALPANAVRVGVAPFSSTQVQGRIRQARFGPPAEAAKQVDYLPVPAGNTGLYTSIVTGLEVLERERGARALLVITDGRNDVAGAGDDPGLLAGPAGQRSTTERVRAGGIPVYLVGFGTGVDANELRLLASSAGRDFTVPEDPVALARVFARVGGQLGATRELTWVLPVANRGWLARGALPYGAWSVPQEGGVRRDARWVPPLYALPAFQGVADSAAAAGWALQGDAGTAWRRAVILLSLAGVLAILWIGVPRWTWAVADAGPVPAPRPRTIPLPGRGAPEPAAPGGLRTDLRDAPPRRPTDATANAARRVARGQ; this is encoded by the coding sequence ATGCCGGCGTACCTGATTGAATTCGAGACGAGCCAGGGCCCGCAGCGGCGGCGCTTCACCATCGACCAGGAGCGCCTCCTGGAGCCGCAGGTGCGGCAGATTCTGGAGGAGCTGAACGCGCACGGGGTGGTGCTGGCGGGGGGACCGGACCAGGAGCTGGGGGTGTTCTGGAACGGCCGCGAGGTCCCCACCGGGCAGACGCCGGCGCAGTTGGGGCTGGCCCCGGAGCGCTCGCTGGAACTGCGGATGCGCCCCCGCCGGCGCGAGGCGGTGCGCATTCAGGTGGCCGCGCCGGAGCCGCCGCCGCCCCGCCGGGCACCCAAGGGCGCGTACGCGGCGGCCGTCTGGGGCGCGACGGGGGCGCTGGCCGCCTGGCTGGCCACCTGGATGCTGGACGACCTCGGGCCGATGATCGACAGCTACGCGCGGCTGGACGTTGCCGCCGCCACGCTGATGGGCGCGTGGATCGGTGCCTTTACCGGCGCGGGGGCAGGGCTGCGGCGCAACGCGGGGCTCGGGCGCACGGCGCTCACCGGCGCGCTGCTGGGGATGGTGGGCGCGATGATCGGCGGGGCGGCGGGGACGTGGCTGGGCGGTGCGCTGTGGCCGGCGCCGGGGCGGGGCGGGTTCCTGGCGATGCGCGTGCTGGGATGGGCGCTGCTGGCCGCTGGACTGGGCGCCGCGCTGGGGCTGGCGGGATGGAAGTCGGACCGCCGCGGCGTGCTGGACGCCGCGCTGGCCGGGGCGGCGGCGGGGATCTTTGCCGGCGTCGTGTTTTCCCTCCCCGGCGCGTCGGACCTGTGGCAGGCGCTCGCCTTCGCCGTCGTGGGCGCGGGGGTGGGATGGGGAACGGCGGGACCGGCGCTGATGCGCTCGCTGGGCGTGCTGGAGCTGGAAGCGGCGGACCGGCGGCGGCGGGGACTGTTGGGCCTGCGCGAGTGGGGGCTGGCGGAGGGGGCGGTGGTGGAGCTTCCCGCGGCCGCCGTCTACGTGAGGGACGGGCTCTGCGCCGTGGCTCCGCGCGGCTCGTCGGCGGTGACGGTTTCCGGACGCGCGCTGCTGGAGCCCGCGGAACTGCGCGACGGGGACCGCATCGTGGCGGGCGGGGGAAGCTACCGCTTTCGCAGGATGGCCATGATCGCCGCCCTCCTGCTCTGCGCCGGGCCGGCCGCGGCGCAGACGGCGGACGCGGTGGAGGTGGCGGATACGATGCCGCCGCGGCTGGTGCGCTGCGTGGAAGGGCGCGGCCTCCCCTGCCTGCAGTCCACCGTCGTCTTCCGCCCGGGAGAAGGCGCGCCGGACTCGGCGGGATGGGCGGGGCGGCTGGGACCGCTGGGGCTGCGCGCCCCCGCCGTCCGCGCCAGCGCCCCGGCGGAGCCGGTGACGCTGCTGGTGCTGGTGGACGTCAGCGGGAGCATGGCGGGCGGGGGAATGCAGGCGGCCCGCTCGGCGCTGCGCGGCTTTCTGGGCGCGCTGCCGGCCAACGCGGTGCGGGTGGGGGTGGCGCCGTTCTCCAGCACGCAGGTGCAGGGGCGCATTCGCCAGGCGCGCTTCGGCCCGCCCGCGGAGGCGGCCAAGCAGGTGGACTACCTGCCGGTGCCGGCGGGAAACACGGGGCTGTACACCTCCATCGTCACCGGGTTGGAGGTGCTGGAGCGGGAGCGGGGGGCGCGGGCGCTGCTGGTGATTACCGACGGGCGCAACGACGTGGCGGGCGCGGGGGACGACCCCGGCCTTCTGGCGGGCCCCGCCGGGCAGCGGTCGACGACGGAGCGGGTGCGGGCGGGCGGGATTCCCGTCTACCTGGTCGGCTTCGGGACGGGGGTGGACGCCAACGAACTGCGGCTGCTGGCCTCCTCCGCCGGGCGCGACTTCACGGTGCCGGAAGATCCCGTCGCGCTGGCGCGGGTGTTTGCGCGGGTGGGGGGACAGCTGGGCGCCACGCGCGAGCTGACCTGGGTCCTGCCGGTCGCCAACCGGGGATGGCTGGCCCGCGGCGCCCTTCCGTACGGCGCGTGGAGCGTGCCGCAGGAGGGCGGCGTGAGACGGGACGCGCGGTGGGTGCCGCCCCTGTACGCCCTTCCCGCGTTTCAGGGCGTGGCGGATTCCGCGGCGGCGGCGGGGTGGGCGCTGCAGGGGGACGCGGGGACGGCGTGGCGCCGGGCCGTGATCCTGCTTTCCTTGGCCGGCGTGCTGGCCATTCTATGGATCGGCGTGCCCCGGTGGACGTGGGCGGTGGCCGACGCGGGACCGGTGCCCGCCCCCCGCCCGCGCACCATTCCGCTCCCCGGGCGGGGCGCGCCGGAGCCCGCGGCGCCGGGCGGGCTGCGCACGGATCTGCGCGACGCGCCGCCGCGCCGGCCCACGGATGCAACGGCCAACGCCGCGCGGCGGGTGGCGCGGGGCCAATGA
- a CDS encoding type VI secretion system contractile sheath small subunit — MPVVRVTRAGVRPAPREVPTDTTLTVLPMTFDRVGEEAGEDERPTRVSSLSEAFETFKPHLDFRTTVGEEGTEFVAELEFGSLKDFDPKQIRQRHPSRRNDLADLQARIDLLHRMRERFGTLPVKRAWDQPEQRAEILAAVREFESQLRLIAGHAEGDDA; from the coding sequence ATGCCTGTAGTGCGCGTCACCCGAGCCGGCGTCCGTCCGGCTCCACGCGAAGTGCCCACGGACACCACGCTGACCGTGCTCCCCATGACCTTCGACCGCGTGGGCGAAGAAGCCGGGGAAGACGAGCGTCCCACCCGCGTGAGCTCGCTGTCGGAGGCCTTCGAGACCTTCAAGCCGCACCTGGATTTCCGCACCACGGTGGGCGAGGAAGGGACGGAGTTCGTCGCGGAGCTGGAGTTCGGCAGCCTCAAGGACTTCGACCCCAAGCAGATCCGCCAGCGGCACCCGTCGCGCCGCAACGACCTGGCCGACCTGCAGGCCCGCATCGACCTGCTGCACCGCATGCGCGAGCGCTTCGGCACGCTGCCGGTGAAGCGCGCCTGGGACCAGCCGGAGCAGCGGGCGGAAATCCTGGCCGCCGTGCGCGAGTTCGAGTCCCAGCTCCGCCTGATCGCGGGCCACGCCGAAGGAGATGACGCATGA